The proteins below come from a single Edaphobacter acidisoli genomic window:
- the sthA gene encoding Si-specific NAD(P)(+) transhydrogenase produces MSSVYDLIVIGSGPAGQRAAIYAAKLGKKVALVEMREVVGGACINTGTIPSKTMREAVLHLSGYNYKSIYGMNYRVKEKITMADLAFRVQHVIKTEIDVTDAQLSRNNIDMLVGVASFEDATHIKVTNSRGSSVYETKNVLIGTGTKPASSPKVPINGHSIINSDLVLDLVNLPKTMIVVGGGVIGVEYTCMFAALGVRVTLIEKRPRLLEFADQEIVEALSYHLRDSRVTMRLNEEVESVEEMPDGSVVANLESKKKVQGDALLYAVGRQGNVDELNLAAVGIDADSRGRIPVDKDFRTKVPTIFAVGDVIGFPSLASVSMEQGRVAAARAFGDEQMLSNPGLYPYGIYTIPEISFIGKTEEQLTEEDVPYEVGVAYYREIARGQIRGDTTGRLKLIFHRKDHSILGVHIIGEGASELLHIGQAVMALGGKLDYFVDTVFNYPTLAECYKVAAFNGLNRVSKLD; encoded by the coding sequence ATGAGTAGCGTTTACGATCTGATCGTTATTGGCAGCGGGCCTGCCGGGCAGAGGGCGGCCATCTATGCCGCCAAGCTGGGCAAGAAAGTTGCCCTGGTGGAGATGCGCGAGGTGGTGGGTGGAGCGTGCATCAATACGGGCACGATTCCTTCGAAGACGATGCGCGAGGCGGTGCTGCATCTTTCGGGATACAACTACAAGTCGATCTATGGGATGAACTATCGGGTGAAAGAAAAGATCACGATGGCGGACCTGGCGTTTCGGGTGCAGCATGTGATCAAGACCGAGATCGATGTGACTGACGCGCAGCTTTCGCGCAACAACATTGACATGCTGGTGGGCGTGGCGAGCTTTGAGGACGCGACGCATATCAAGGTGACGAACTCGCGCGGCTCGTCGGTGTATGAGACGAAGAATGTGCTGATTGGCACGGGGACCAAGCCGGCGTCGTCGCCGAAGGTGCCGATCAATGGGCACAGCATTATTAATAGCGATCTGGTGCTGGACCTGGTAAACCTGCCGAAGACGATGATTGTGGTGGGCGGCGGTGTGATTGGCGTGGAGTATACGTGCATGTTTGCTGCGCTGGGTGTGCGGGTGACGCTGATTGAGAAGCGTCCGCGGCTGCTGGAGTTTGCCGATCAGGAGATTGTGGAGGCACTGAGCTATCACCTGCGCGATTCGCGGGTGACGATGCGGCTGAATGAAGAGGTCGAGTCGGTGGAGGAGATGCCGGATGGGTCGGTTGTGGCCAATCTGGAGAGTAAGAAAAAAGTGCAGGGCGATGCGCTGCTGTATGCGGTTGGGCGGCAGGGGAATGTGGATGAGTTGAACCTGGCGGCTGTGGGGATTGATGCCGACTCGCGCGGGCGCATTCCGGTGGACAAGGACTTTCGCACGAAGGTGCCGACGATCTTCGCGGTGGGCGATGTGATTGGGTTTCCTTCGCTGGCTTCGGTTTCGATGGAGCAGGGTCGCGTGGCGGCGGCGCGGGCGTTTGGCGATGAGCAGATGCTGTCGAATCCGGGGCTGTATCCGTATGGGATTTATACGATTCCGGAGATCAGTTTTATTGGCAAGACCGAGGAGCAGTTGACGGAAGAGGACGTGCCGTACGAGGTGGGCGTGGCGTACTATCGCGAGATTGCGCGCGGGCAGATTCGCGGCGACACGACGGGGCGGCTGAAGCTGATCTTTCATCGCAAGGACCACTCGATTCTGGGCGTGCACATTATTGGCGAAGGAGCGAGCGAGCTGCTGCACATTGGCCAGGCGGTGATGGCGCTGGGCGGCAAGCTGGACTACTTCGTGGATACGGTGTTCAACTATCCAACGCTGGCGGAGTGTTACAAAGTGGCCGCATTCAATGGGCTGAACCGTGTAAGCAAGCTCGATTAG
- a CDS encoding ROK family protein, with product MAKTIGVNLSERIAVGLVIDHKLAGPVRRFPENHDEDDALIELHTEALVDKIAELAGMVAGGAKDIAAVGLALPGLVKDGVVEESPNLPQLKGARMRDLLSAQLKARGIDAPVTVLNDADGMAAGLASAHGKLDSMIRVWTLGNGIGYGRYPFAPGPWEGGHTVVTLDEKERYCGCGGHGHLEGIMGHRAMRLRFLDMEPEEVFAGAKKGDPRCVEFKRLWHRALAAATATSIHMSGPSKVYLTGPNLHFLDITMLRLYMQEMVKMSPLQSYSLEAVDDVPEMRVIGAAVTAEQAAGI from the coding sequence ATGGCGAAGACGATTGGTGTGAATTTATCGGAGCGGATTGCGGTGGGGCTTGTGATAGACCACAAGCTGGCGGGGCCGGTGCGCCGTTTTCCGGAGAACCACGATGAGGATGATGCACTGATCGAGCTGCACACCGAGGCGCTGGTGGACAAAATTGCGGAGCTTGCCGGGATGGTGGCAGGTGGCGCGAAGGACATTGCAGCTGTAGGACTGGCGCTGCCGGGACTGGTAAAGGATGGCGTGGTGGAAGAGTCGCCGAATCTGCCGCAGTTGAAGGGCGCGCGGATGCGAGACCTGCTGTCGGCACAGTTGAAGGCGCGCGGGATTGACGCTCCCGTGACGGTGCTGAACGATGCCGATGGCATGGCAGCGGGGCTGGCTTCGGCGCATGGCAAGCTGGACAGCATGATTCGGGTCTGGACGCTGGGCAATGGGATTGGGTATGGGCGGTATCCGTTTGCTCCGGGACCGTGGGAGGGTGGACATACGGTGGTGACGCTCGACGAGAAGGAGCGCTACTGCGGATGCGGTGGGCACGGACATCTTGAAGGCATCATGGGGCATCGCGCGATGCGGCTGCGGTTTCTCGACATGGAGCCGGAAGAGGTGTTTGCTGGCGCGAAGAAGGGCGATCCGCGCTGCGTTGAGTTCAAGCGGCTGTGGCATCGCGCGTTGGCGGCAGCGACGGCGACTTCGATTCATATGAGCGGGCCAAGCAAGGTTTATTTGACGGGGCCGAATCTACACTTTCTCGACATCACGATGCTGCGGCTCTATATGCAGGAGATGGTGAAGATGAGTCCGCTGCAAAGCTACTCGCTGGAAGCGGTGGACGATGTGCCGGAGATGCGGGTGATTGGCGCGGCGGTGACGGCGGAGCAGGCGGCGGGGATTTAA
- a CDS encoding class I SAM-dependent methyltransferase, which produces MTLQEQFGQIDVYLFDQILRGNISPGMRVVDAGCGGGRNIQYLLREGYQVFGVDVSAEAVAAVRKMASELAPGLSAENFQVARVEAMPFTDEFADVVVCHSVLHFAQDEAQLEAMVRELWRVLRPGGMLFCRLASTIGAVPGMAFEPRGGRRFRMSHGVEWLLVDEALLMELTRTLGGELVDPLKTTVVQRQRCMTTWVLKKKAQQGEERTFVSSGMPALRP; this is translated from the coding sequence ATGACTCTGCAGGAGCAGTTCGGGCAGATTGATGTCTACCTGTTCGACCAGATATTGCGAGGGAATATCTCGCCGGGGATGCGGGTGGTGGACGCGGGGTGCGGCGGCGGCCGGAATATTCAATATCTGCTGCGCGAGGGGTATCAGGTCTTCGGCGTGGATGTAAGCGCCGAAGCGGTCGCAGCGGTGCGGAAGATGGCAAGTGAGCTGGCGCCGGGACTGTCGGCTGAGAACTTCCAGGTGGCCCGTGTAGAGGCAATGCCGTTCACAGATGAGTTTGCTGACGTAGTGGTGTGCCACTCGGTGCTGCACTTTGCGCAGGATGAGGCGCAACTGGAGGCGATGGTGCGAGAGCTGTGGCGTGTGCTGCGGCCGGGCGGGATGCTGTTCTGCCGGCTAGCGTCGACGATCGGCGCGGTGCCAGGGATGGCGTTCGAGCCGCGCGGCGGACGGCGCTTCCGAATGTCACATGGGGTAGAGTGGCTGCTGGTGGACGAAGCGCTGTTGATGGAACTAACGCGCACCCTGGGCGGCGAACTGGTGGACCCGCTCAAGACAACCGTGGTGCAGAGGCAGCGGTGCATGACAACGTGGGTGCTGAAGAAGAAGGCGCAGCAAGGGGAGGAGCGGACGTTCGTCAGCTCGGGAATGCCGGCGCTAAGGCCTTAA
- the mutM gene encoding bifunctional DNA-formamidopyrimidine glycosylase/DNA-(apurinic or apyrimidinic site) lyase, whose translation MPELPEVETIANGVHQRTHGQTILAVWTSNKPQTFKSPPAQIAEVLTQSRIDRVHRVGKTIVLDLTHGQRPAQFLVHLGMTGRLLVSTPETPHPPHTHAILTLDGGPDGIKELRFVDPRRFGRLSVTEAEYTGPGREPLTISIEDFIALFRKRKTPIKAALLNQSLLHGVGNIYADEALFHAKIRPTRHAGRLTHDELTRLRAALIKVLKAAIKLGGSSVSDYVDAEGVAGFFQLHHHVYSRTGEPCRVCKTPIKRIVLAGRSTHYCPSCQK comes from the coding sequence ATGCCCGAACTTCCCGAAGTAGAGACCATCGCCAACGGCGTCCACCAGCGCACCCACGGCCAGACCATCCTCGCCGTCTGGACCAGCAACAAACCCCAGACCTTCAAGTCGCCCCCCGCGCAAATCGCCGAAGTCCTCACCCAGTCGCGCATCGACCGCGTCCACCGCGTCGGCAAGACCATCGTCCTCGACCTCACGCATGGCCAGCGTCCGGCGCAGTTCCTCGTGCATCTCGGCATGACCGGCCGCCTGCTCGTCTCCACGCCCGAGACCCCGCACCCGCCCCACACCCACGCCATCCTCACGCTCGACGGCGGCCCAGATGGAATCAAAGAACTCCGCTTCGTCGACCCGCGCCGCTTCGGCCGCCTCTCCGTCACCGAGGCCGAGTACACAGGCCCAGGCCGCGAGCCGCTCACCATCTCCATCGAAGACTTCATCGCGCTCTTCCGCAAACGCAAAACCCCCATCAAAGCCGCGTTGCTCAACCAGTCGCTGCTGCACGGCGTCGGCAACATCTACGCCGACGAAGCCTTGTTCCACGCAAAAATCCGCCCTACCCGCCACGCCGGACGCCTCACTCACGACGAGCTCACCCGCCTCCGCGCCGCGCTCATCAAAGTCCTCAAAGCCGCAATCAAACTAGGCGGCTCATCCGTCTCCGATTATGTCGACGCCGAAGGTGTAGCCGGCTTCTTCCAACTCCACCACCACGTCTACAGCCGCACCGGCGAACCCTGCCGCGTCTGCAAAACCCCCATCAAGCGCATCGTCCTCGCAGGCCGCAGCACTCACTACTGCCCCAGCTGCCAGAAGTGA
- a CDS encoding VWA domain-containing protein has product MKSYGTWLCLLCLSLTALAQQPEAANQQTTEAAPETTLTLNVAVTDKSGKLVRGLHQQDFAVFDNKKPQKVDSFREVEPNSSDPVKVILLVDEVNTAYSVVAYEREQLKNFFMQNGGKMTQPITLAFFSDNGVQMQNAPSADGAALLATLDSHEARMRTIRRSAGFYGAAERYQLSLQTLESLTDAEARTPGRKLVVWISPGWPMLSGPNIEMTNRELNGLFRNVVAMSALLRRAEITLYAVDPLGMSDAGSTQQFYYKSFLDGVKKINNVQSGNLALQVLAVQSGGMVLNSSNDIAGEIARCVADADGYYVLQLQMAPAEKPDEYHSIVVQVNRAGLIARTRTGYYAQTPSSRVLLH; this is encoded by the coding sequence ATGAAGAGCTATGGAACGTGGCTGTGTCTGCTGTGCCTTTCTCTCACTGCCCTGGCACAACAGCCTGAGGCTGCGAATCAGCAAACGACGGAAGCGGCGCCCGAAACCACGTTGACGCTGAATGTGGCCGTGACGGACAAGTCTGGCAAATTGGTGCGGGGGCTGCACCAGCAGGACTTTGCGGTGTTCGATAACAAGAAGCCGCAGAAGGTGGACTCGTTCCGCGAGGTTGAGCCGAATAGCAGCGATCCGGTGAAGGTGATTCTGCTGGTGGACGAGGTGAACACGGCGTACAGCGTGGTTGCCTATGAGCGCGAGCAGTTGAAGAATTTCTTCATGCAGAACGGTGGCAAGATGACGCAGCCGATTACGCTGGCTTTCTTCAGCGATAACGGAGTTCAGATGCAGAATGCGCCCTCGGCAGATGGTGCTGCGCTGCTGGCGACCCTGGACTCGCACGAGGCGAGGATGCGCACGATTCGCCGGTCGGCGGGATTCTATGGCGCGGCTGAGCGATATCAGCTTTCGCTGCAGACGCTGGAGTCGCTGACCGATGCAGAGGCGCGCACGCCGGGGCGCAAGCTGGTGGTGTGGATCAGCCCGGGATGGCCGATGCTCTCCGGACCGAATATCGAGATGACGAACAGAGAGCTGAACGGACTCTTCCGGAATGTAGTGGCCATGTCGGCGCTGCTGCGGCGGGCTGAGATCACGCTGTATGCGGTCGATCCGCTGGGCATGTCGGATGCGGGATCGACGCAGCAGTTCTACTACAAGTCATTTCTCGATGGCGTGAAGAAGATCAATAATGTGCAGTCGGGCAACCTGGCGCTGCAGGTGCTGGCGGTGCAGAGCGGAGGCATGGTGCTGAATTCGAGCAACGATATCGCGGGCGAGATTGCGCGGTGTGTTGCCGATGCCGATGGATATTACGTGCTGCAATTGCAGATGGCGCCGGCGGAGAAGCCGGATGAGTACCACAGCATCGTGGTGCAGGTGAACCGCGCGGGACTTATTGCCCGGACACGGACCGGCTACTACGCTCAGACTCCGTCGAGTAGAGTTCTTCTTCACTGA
- a CDS encoding monooxygenase family protein translates to MPAKVNRQTVDLSAYPDLVVIYLGMRVKRLTGLKTLIGQGPEIAKSVEARPDGLLLHENFLFSLFPTHAGMRQYWRDLDSLLRWTRSEPHRIWWTNFLKDSGGTGFWHETYLRKGGMEGVYVDVPVKIGFMHFAPIVPARGPMFSAAHRASQSQPGDLKPAISEEELYSTESERSSRSVSGQ, encoded by the coding sequence ATGCCAGCCAAAGTCAACCGCCAGACCGTCGATCTCTCCGCATATCCCGACCTTGTCGTCATCTATCTGGGAATGCGCGTCAAGCGCCTCACCGGCCTCAAGACCCTGATAGGCCAGGGCCCGGAGATTGCCAAATCTGTAGAAGCCCGTCCCGACGGCCTTCTCCTGCACGAAAACTTCCTCTTCTCGCTGTTTCCCACTCACGCAGGAATGCGTCAGTATTGGCGCGATCTGGACTCGCTGCTGCGCTGGACGCGCTCGGAGCCGCACCGCATCTGGTGGACAAACTTTCTCAAAGATTCCGGAGGCACCGGCTTCTGGCACGAAACCTATCTGCGCAAGGGCGGCATGGAGGGCGTCTATGTCGACGTGCCAGTCAAAATAGGCTTCATGCACTTCGCCCCGATCGTTCCAGCGCGAGGCCCCATGTTCTCGGCCGCCCACCGCGCGAGCCAGTCACAGCCAGGCGACCTGAAGCCAGCCATCAGTGAAGAAGAACTCTACTCGACGGAGTCTGAGCGTAGTAGCCGGTCCGTGTCCGGGCAATAA
- a CDS encoding adenylosuccinate synthase produces MTQPRSAVILGAQWGDEGKGKIVDVLSEKFSVVARYAGGHNAGHTVIIQGKKFVLQLIPCGVLRPGCKGVIGNGVVLDPMAFLNEVKKLKDAGLPVDGQLFVSNRAQVILPYHRMIELAAENAPGRTKIGTTSRGIGPAYEDKMHRSGLRVVDLLNSALLRTHIENACHEKNTIAHALFGTEPLDPKTMYEEYARAAEQVAPFVTDTAVMLNDAIRNGEKVMFEGAQGALLDIDHGTYPFVTSSSATAGGAVTGTGVGPTQIGTVIGVTKAYVTRVGEGPFPTEIHDDTADLLRARGQEYGAVTGRPRRCGWLDLPLLRYSNMINGTEWLVVTKMDVMDECAEIPVCTGYKIDGKVTDVIPADMRGFDAIEPIYTKLKGWQASTEGITEFDKLPKLAQEYLHFIEKESGAKIGMVSTGPDREQTMNLPAFEEALKA; encoded by the coding sequence GTGACTCAACCGAGATCAGCGGTTATTTTGGGTGCCCAGTGGGGCGATGAAGGCAAAGGCAAGATTGTGGACGTGCTGTCGGAGAAGTTCTCCGTGGTAGCGCGTTACGCGGGCGGCCACAATGCCGGGCATACCGTCATTATTCAGGGCAAGAAGTTCGTTCTCCAGTTGATTCCGTGCGGCGTGTTGCGGCCGGGGTGCAAGGGCGTGATCGGCAATGGCGTGGTGCTGGACCCGATGGCCTTTTTGAACGAGGTGAAGAAGCTGAAAGATGCGGGGCTTCCGGTGGATGGGCAGCTCTTTGTGTCGAACCGCGCGCAGGTGATTCTGCCCTATCACCGCATGATTGAGCTGGCGGCGGAGAATGCGCCGGGGCGCACGAAGATTGGCACGACCAGTCGCGGCATTGGTCCGGCCTATGAGGACAAGATGCATCGCAGCGGGCTGCGCGTGGTCGATCTGCTGAACTCGGCGCTGCTGCGGACGCACATCGAAAATGCCTGCCATGAGAAGAACACGATCGCTCATGCTCTTTTCGGTACCGAGCCGCTGGACCCGAAGACGATGTATGAGGAGTACGCGCGCGCGGCGGAGCAGGTAGCTCCGTTCGTGACCGACACGGCCGTGATGCTGAACGATGCGATTCGCAATGGCGAGAAGGTGATGTTTGAGGGAGCGCAGGGCGCGCTGCTGGATATCGACCATGGGACGTATCCGTTTGTGACGTCTTCGTCGGCTACGGCTGGCGGCGCGGTGACGGGTACGGGCGTGGGCCCGACGCAGATTGGCACAGTGATCGGCGTGACGAAGGCTTATGTGACGCGCGTGGGTGAAGGGCCGTTCCCGACCGAGATTCATGACGATACGGCCGACCTGCTACGGGCGCGCGGGCAGGAGTATGGTGCGGTGACGGGGCGTCCGCGGCGTTGCGGATGGCTGGACCTGCCGCTGCTGCGTTACAGCAATATGATTAATGGCACAGAGTGGCTGGTCGTAACCAAGATGGACGTGATGGACGAGTGCGCGGAGATTCCTGTGTGCACCGGGTACAAGATCGATGGCAAGGTCACAGACGTGATTCCCGCGGACATGCGCGGGTTTGACGCGATTGAGCCGATCTATACGAAGCTGAAGGGCTGGCAGGCTTCGACCGAGGGCATCACGGAGTTCGACAAGCTGCCGAAGCTGGCGCAGGAGTACCTGCACTTTATCGAGAAGGAATCGGGTGCGAAGATCGGCATGGTTTCGACTGGGCCTGACCGTGAACAGACGATGAACCTGCCTGCGTTTGAAGAAGCGCTGAAGGCATAA
- a CDS encoding putative quinol monooxygenase has translation MVSFTVRMKFEHEDQAEIAAILRKLTEETRKEEGCISYIPHFVEGEPCTVLLYEQYVDEAALDHHRASAHFQKYAAGGLYQKMLGREMEDLAAIC, from the coding sequence ATGGTGAGCTTTACTGTCCGGATGAAGTTCGAGCATGAAGACCAGGCGGAGATTGCCGCGATTCTGCGGAAGCTGACCGAGGAGACCCGGAAGGAAGAGGGCTGCATCAGCTATATTCCGCACTTCGTCGAAGGCGAACCCTGCACGGTGCTGCTGTATGAGCAATATGTGGACGAGGCGGCGCTGGACCATCATCGCGCGTCGGCGCACTTCCAGAAGTATGCGGCGGGTGGGCTGTACCAAAAGATGCTTGGCCGCGAGATGGAAGACCTGGCTGCGATCTGTTAA
- a CDS encoding nuclear transport factor 2 family protein gives MLLATVGQAARPAFANQGLHERKHDAKKQVEALEEQWRTARLAGDIATMDKMLSDDYIGISMTGQVSTKAQQLSRVRDHRVVLTRIDLGDMQIKLVGAIAIVTSRADVTGTNDGVTIQGTYRYTRVYQRQPNGVWKITSFEATRVPSRDMHHHREDASSAPPSASQP, from the coding sequence GTGTTACTGGCAACAGTGGGACAAGCGGCGCGGCCAGCTTTTGCCAATCAAGGCCTGCACGAGCGGAAACATGATGCCAAAAAGCAGGTCGAGGCGCTTGAAGAACAATGGCGTACGGCCCGGTTGGCAGGCGACATTGCCACCATGGACAAGATGCTCTCTGACGACTACATCGGCATCTCGATGACAGGACAGGTGAGCACGAAGGCGCAGCAGTTGAGCCGCGTGCGCGACCACCGCGTCGTGCTGACACGGATTGACCTGGGCGATATGCAGATTAAGCTGGTGGGCGCCATCGCCATTGTGACCTCGCGCGCCGATGTAACGGGAACAAATGACGGCGTCACGATCCAAGGCACCTATCGGTACACGCGGGTTTACCAGCGGCAGCCGAATGGGGTCTGGAAGATCACCAGCTTTGAGGCGACACGCGTGCCTTCGCGAGATATGCACCACCATCGTGAAGACGCCAGCAGCGCACCGCCTTCAGCGTCGCAGCCTTAG
- a CDS encoding HIT family protein: MDRLWTPWRYNYVTQAEPQARTGVPPALNAWPPSEAEDRHCVFCNMVAATDYAIARGMQRDDAEKAANIVHRGLHCFVCLNAYPYSTGHVLISPYRHVDSLAKLSPEEAHELIEIAQRAETVLREVYRPSGLNIGLNLGEAAGAGVAGHLHLHALPRWTGDTNFMTVTAETRVLPEALDVTWTKLRSAFRS, from the coding sequence ATGGATCGTCTCTGGACCCCCTGGCGTTACAACTATGTGACTCAAGCCGAACCTCAGGCACGCACCGGGGTTCCACCCGCGCTGAATGCCTGGCCACCATCGGAGGCCGAGGATCGCCACTGTGTCTTCTGCAACATGGTTGCCGCCACCGACTACGCCATTGCCCGTGGAATGCAGCGCGACGACGCAGAGAAGGCAGCCAACATCGTCCATCGCGGTCTGCACTGCTTTGTGTGCTTGAATGCGTATCCATATTCAACCGGGCACGTGCTCATCTCGCCGTACCGGCACGTCGACTCGCTCGCGAAGCTCTCGCCGGAGGAAGCGCACGAGTTGATTGAGATCGCACAGCGCGCCGAAACAGTGTTACGGGAGGTCTATCGCCCAAGTGGTCTGAACATTGGTTTGAACCTGGGTGAAGCGGCAGGTGCAGGGGTCGCCGGACACCTTCACCTGCACGCTCTGCCACGCTGGACGGGCGACACAAATTTTATGACTGTCACTGCAGAAACTCGTGTACTTCCCGAGGCACTGGATGTAACATGGACGAAATTGCGGAGCGCGTTCCGCAGTTGA